TCGGCTCCCGTCAGCTTCTCGGCGTACTCCAGCTCGGTCTGGAGCAGGCCGGGCAGCCGCCTGACGAGGAACTCCATCGGCGCGGCCTCGAGCTCGGCCAGGAGCCCTGCGCGGAAGGAGAGGACATCCCGCGGGCAGGCCCCGAACGATCCGTGATTGAGATAGACAGTGTCCGGGTCGAGAGCCCAGAGCTTCCTGAACCGGCTGCCGGGCGGCATCCGGGCTCAGCGGCTCCGGGAGTAGAGCCCGGTGAGGGAGGCGCTGCCCAGTATGTGCCCGTGCATGGCCTCGCGGAGGTCGCGCGCGGTGGTCGAGGAGTCGGGCTGGAGCGCCGTATCGAGCGCGTGGAGCCTGAAGACATACCTGTGGGTGCCCGACGGGGGGCTCGGACCCCGCCATCCCGTCTCGCCCCAGCTGTTGAGCCCCTGCACGGAGCCGTCATCGAGGTGGACCGAGCCGGCGATCCCTTCCGGGAGGGACGTGGTCGACGCCGGGATGCCATAGAGGACCCAGTGCGTCCAGGTTCCGCCGGGCGCGTCGGGATCGTCGCAGACAAGGGCGAGGGTCACGGTCCCGGGAGGGGCGCCGGCCCATTCCAGGGGAGGCGAGACGTCCAGACCGTCGGCCGTGTAGATGGAAGGGATGGTCGAGCCGGAGCTGAACGCCGGGCTGGTGAGGACGAATGCCATCACCACGGCCTGCTCAGCCCCTTCCCATGAAACGGGCGGTGAATGTCGCCGTGGCCAGAACCGAGCCGGCCATGGCCCGGG
This DNA window, taken from Candidatus Fermentibacter sp., encodes the following:
- a CDS encoding YbhB/YbcL family Raf kinase inhibitor-like protein, producing MAFVLTSPAFSSGSTIPSIYTADGLDVSPPLEWAGAPPGTVTLALVCDDPDAPGGTWTHWVLYGIPASTTSLPEGIAGSVHLDDGSVQGLNSWGETGWRGPSPPSGTHRYVFRLHALDTALQPDSSTTARDLREAMHGHILGSASLTGLYSRSR